From Pelosinus fermentans DSM 17108, the proteins below share one genomic window:
- a CDS encoding MFS transporter, whose product MNDKQVIQKKTNIRYFILAMLFIVTTFNYVDRATLSIAASAMRKELGFDAVTMGMAFSAFGWSYTAMQIPGGWVLDKYGARVVYGSGLFLWSLFTVLQGTVGFFAGSAFAMLFGLRFLMGIAEAPAFPANARITAMWFPTHERGFASAIFNSAQYFALAVFTPLMAWTLHAFGWHYIFYWTGAAGIVISIFWFKVIRDPKNHSGVNQAEMDYIEAGGGLASLGDKKTPIKWNYVRALVQNRQMIGVYLGQFCLNTITWFFLTWFPTYLVEAKGMSMLKVGIVASIPAIAGFAGGVLGGYWSDWLLRRGKSLTVARKTPIIIGLVFSSSIILANYVDSTVLVVAVMSLAFFSKGVGALGWCVVGDTSPKEMMGVSGGIFNMVGNLASIVTPLAIGYILKVTQSFNGALVFVGIMGLLGAMSYLFIVGDIHRVELKIDKDEL is encoded by the coding sequence ATGAATGATAAACAAGTGATTCAAAAAAAGACTAATATCCGATATTTTATACTTGCCATGTTATTTATTGTTACCACATTTAATTATGTTGACCGTGCAACCCTTTCCATTGCTGCATCTGCCATGAGAAAGGAACTGGGGTTTGATGCTGTGACCATGGGAATGGCTTTTTCGGCTTTTGGCTGGTCTTATACTGCCATGCAAATCCCAGGTGGCTGGGTTCTGGATAAGTATGGTGCTCGTGTTGTTTATGGTTCGGGATTATTCCTTTGGTCTTTATTCACGGTTTTACAAGGGACTGTTGGTTTCTTTGCAGGCAGTGCTTTTGCTATGCTTTTTGGACTGAGATTTTTAATGGGGATTGCAGAAGCACCAGCTTTCCCGGCAAATGCCAGAATTACGGCAATGTGGTTCCCAACTCACGAGCGTGGGTTTGCATCAGCAATTTTTAATTCTGCTCAATATTTTGCCTTAGCCGTTTTTACGCCCTTGATGGCTTGGACATTGCATGCATTTGGTTGGCACTATATTTTCTATTGGACTGGCGCCGCGGGGATTGTTATTTCGATCTTCTGGTTTAAAGTGATTCGTGATCCTAAAAACCATTCCGGTGTAAATCAGGCAGAAATGGATTATATTGAAGCTGGAGGTGGGTTGGCAAGTCTTGGTGATAAGAAGACTCCCATCAAATGGAATTATGTTCGGGCTTTGGTACAGAATAGACAAATGATCGGTGTATATCTTGGACAATTTTGTTTGAATACTATCACCTGGTTTTTTCTTACCTGGTTTCCAACGTACCTTGTTGAAGCAAAAGGCATGTCGATGCTAAAGGTAGGCATTGTTGCCTCGATTCCTGCTATCGCAGGATTTGCAGGGGGTGTGCTTGGTGGCTATTGGTCAGATTGGCTTTTACGCCGAGGCAAGAGCTTAACAGTAGCTCGTAAAACACCAATTATTATTGGTCTGGTCTTCTCTAGTAGTATTATATTAGCCAATTATGTAGACTCAACAGTACTGGTTGTTGCAGTAATGTCTCTGGCCTTTTTCTCTAAAGGTGTTGGTGCTTTAGGATGGTGTGTTGTTGGTGATACATCGCCAAAAGAAATGATGGGAGTCAGCGGTGGAATTTTTAATATGGTAGGAAATCTGGCAAGTATTGTGACTCCGTTGGCAATCGGCTATATTTTGAAGGTAACGCAATCTTTTAATGGTGCTTTAGTGTTTGTTGGCATTATGGGTTTATTAGGAGCAATGTCGTATCTATTTATTGTTGGCGATATTCATAGAGTGGAATTAAAAATTGATAAAGACGAATTGTAA
- a CDS encoding sigma-54-dependent Fis family transcriptional regulator — MSKIAFIAPDKQLFLQGKKIIQELGLHHKFDLYLARLNRGIRIAKKLQNEDIDVIVCRGGTARLIIESRVNIPVVEIPITGQDLAQVFHESKKLTGLPHPKVAILAFSNMVHDIEILSTILDIELTIYPLKTVEDLPSKIAEVAVTDADIVVGGIKTILLAAKKGLMTHLIRSGDFSIRTALLEAQKIMLGRKIEKEKAQEFKALVDYSLEGIISINKDKVIKVFNPTAERLLNLSAKDILGKKIDSILTFINFDTCLLEGQQSIGQVVQLGTIWISFNIAPIIVDQLIIGAIIAFQDVTRIQEMEARIRNELITRKFIARYHFTDLLGVSPQMIESKRIAQEMSLIDATVLISGESGTGKELFAQSIHNESQRRHGPFVAVNCAALPQNLLESELFGYVEGAFTGATKKGKPGLFEMAHTGTIFLDEISEMDKYAQSRLLRVLQEKQVMRLGDDKYIPVDMRIIAATNKNLMELIKEGQFRQDLFYRLKVLTMTLPALRNRKNDIQYLAHHFLEYYKRRHFKQLDISDSGYDYLSGYSWPGNVRELKYFIERLVVIASEKWITEEVIKKYWHDREEETELPATASDLPPLDNDLLPSEDKRITDALAQCHSNITRAAKLLGMDRSTLYRKLKAYKIEIKKSY; from the coding sequence TTGTCCAAAATCGCCTTTATTGCCCCCGATAAACAATTATTTCTGCAAGGCAAGAAAATCATTCAGGAACTGGGCTTACATCACAAATTTGATCTCTATTTAGCAAGACTAAATAGAGGTATTAGAATTGCTAAAAAACTACAGAATGAAGATATTGATGTGATTGTCTGCCGCGGCGGCACCGCCCGGTTAATTATTGAGTCTCGAGTGAATATCCCCGTTGTTGAAATTCCCATTACGGGCCAAGACCTGGCTCAAGTTTTTCATGAGTCCAAAAAGTTAACAGGACTGCCTCACCCCAAGGTTGCCATATTGGCATTCAGCAATATGGTCCACGATATTGAAATACTATCAACCATTCTCGACATTGAGTTGACCATTTATCCTCTTAAAACGGTTGAGGATCTCCCTTCCAAAATAGCAGAAGTAGCAGTAACAGATGCTGACATCGTAGTAGGCGGTATAAAAACCATTCTTCTGGCTGCCAAGAAAGGATTAATGACCCACCTCATACGCTCCGGAGATTTTTCTATCCGAACGGCACTCCTTGAAGCCCAGAAAATTATGCTGGGCCGAAAAATCGAAAAAGAAAAAGCCCAAGAATTTAAAGCCTTAGTAGATTATTCATTAGAAGGCATTATCAGCATTAATAAGGACAAAGTCATCAAAGTATTCAACCCGACGGCAGAACGATTATTAAATCTCTCTGCCAAAGATATACTGGGGAAAAAAATAGACTCCATACTCACTTTTATCAATTTTGATACCTGTTTACTGGAAGGACAGCAATCCATCGGCCAAGTCGTTCAACTTGGTACCATATGGATTAGCTTTAACATCGCGCCTATCATCGTCGATCAATTGATCATTGGTGCAATCATCGCGTTCCAGGATGTCACCCGTATTCAGGAAATGGAGGCTAGAATCCGCAACGAGTTAATCACCAGAAAATTTATTGCCAGATATCACTTCACCGATCTATTAGGAGTCTCACCTCAGATGATTGAAAGTAAGCGAATTGCACAAGAAATGTCTTTAATTGACGCCACTGTATTAATTTCAGGGGAATCCGGCACAGGAAAAGAGTTATTTGCCCAAAGCATACACAACGAAAGCCAACGAAGACATGGACCATTTGTTGCCGTCAACTGTGCTGCCTTGCCGCAAAACTTACTTGAAAGCGAATTATTCGGTTATGTAGAAGGAGCATTTACGGGCGCAACCAAAAAAGGGAAACCAGGTTTATTTGAAATGGCCCATACAGGCACTATCTTTTTAGATGAAATATCAGAAATGGATAAATACGCGCAAAGCCGCCTGCTTCGTGTGCTGCAGGAAAAGCAGGTCATGCGTCTCGGGGATGACAAATACATACCCGTTGATATGAGGATTATTGCAGCTACTAATAAAAATTTAATGGAACTTATTAAAGAAGGACAATTTCGGCAAGATCTTTTTTATCGGCTTAAAGTACTAACCATGACGCTGCCTGCATTACGCAACAGAAAAAATGATATACAATATCTTGCACATCATTTCTTGGAATATTATAAAAGACGACATTTTAAACAGTTGGATATTTCTGATTCTGGATATGACTATCTATCCGGATATTCCTGGCCAGGGAATGTTCGGGAATTAAAGTATTTCATAGAAAGATTGGTGGTCATCGCCAGTGAAAAATGGATTACCGAAGAGGTTATAAAAAAATATTGGCATGACAGAGAAGAGGAAACAGAACTACCTGCCACAGCAAGCGATCTCCCCCCACTTGACAATGACCTTCTGCCGTCAGAAGACAAACGGATTACGGATGCATTAGCACAATGCCATTCCAATATAACCCGCGCGGCTAAATTGCTGGGAATGGATAGAAGCACACTTTATCGAAAATTGAAGGCTTATAAAATTGAAATCAAAAAATCTTATTAA
- a CDS encoding L-2-amino-thiazoline-4-carboxylic acid hydrolase → MSKVRSDGEPVERMAKLMAELYYFMAKEMVERMGSELGKESIRAAIHNFGKARLVSMKEEAAERGLEINSETYTKVRDMPGISWERNPDHPEDITYCPMQDMWTELGDQELGTIYCEIDDVLYKGFNARLDRPLCKTSGDKVCRFIVTEV, encoded by the coding sequence ATGAGTAAAGTTCGCAGTGATGGTGAACCTGTGGAAAGAATGGCTAAGTTAATGGCAGAGTTATATTATTTTATGGCTAAAGAAATGGTCGAAAGAATGGGATCGGAATTAGGAAAAGAATCGATAAGGGCTGCCATACATAATTTTGGTAAAGCCAGGCTTGTCTCAATGAAGGAAGAAGCGGCAGAAAGAGGATTAGAAATAAATTCAGAGACGTATACGAAGGTAAGGGATATGCCGGGAATCTCTTGGGAAAGGAATCCTGATCATCCTGAGGACATTACCTATTGTCCAATGCAAGATATGTGGACGGAGCTAGGGGATCAAGAATTGGGCACCATTTACTGCGAGATTGATGATGTGCTATACAAGGGATTTAATGCCCGATTAGATAGGCCTCTTTGCAAGACAAGCGGAGATAAGGTGTGTCGTTTTATCGTTACGGAAGTATGA
- the hemL gene encoding glutamate-1-semialdehyde 2,1-aminomutase: protein MAFHLNKSTEAFNEAKQYIPGGVNSPVRSFRGVGGTPPFIARAAGSRLYDIDSNQYIDYVGSWGPMILGHAHPAVVEALAQAVSNGTSYGAPTLLETTLAKLVQQAVPSMELIRMVNSGTEATMSVLRLARAYTKRSKIVKFIGCYHGHHDSLLVKAGSGAATLGVPDSPGVSDAVAGGTISVNYNDISALTEVFSQYGEEIAAVIIEPVAGNMGMVLPQEGYLAAVREITQRYGSLLIFDEVMTGFRVAYSGAQSVFGIKPDLTCLGKIIGGGLPVGAYGGRQDIMELISPAGPVYQAGTLSGNPLAMTAGITTLTLLSQTPGLYEKLAEKTKTLCAGIRAQGEKYGFTLQYHQLGAMFGMFFTDQPVYDYESAKQSDIGAFNTFFHAMLEQGVYMAPSQFEAGFMSAAHSEEDIAATIAASGYAFAKVAEYHKNNK from the coding sequence ATGGCATTTCATTTAAATAAATCGACTGAAGCATTTAATGAAGCAAAGCAGTATATACCAGGGGGCGTTAATAGTCCTGTACGTTCCTTTCGAGGAGTTGGCGGAACGCCGCCTTTTATTGCGAGGGCTGCAGGCAGCCGCTTATATGATATTGATTCGAATCAATATATTGATTATGTTGGATCATGGGGTCCGATGATTTTAGGTCATGCTCATCCTGCGGTAGTAGAAGCTTTAGCTCAAGCTGTGTCTAATGGAACAAGTTATGGAGCACCTACTCTTTTGGAGACTACCTTGGCTAAATTGGTGCAGCAGGCCGTCCCTTCTATGGAATTAATACGCATGGTGAATTCAGGAACAGAGGCTACCATGAGTGTATTGCGTTTAGCAAGAGCATATACCAAGCGCAGCAAAATTGTTAAATTTATTGGCTGTTATCATGGACATCATGATAGTCTGCTGGTGAAGGCAGGGTCAGGGGCGGCTACCTTAGGTGTACCTGACAGTCCTGGTGTATCTGACGCTGTTGCCGGTGGAACGATTTCCGTAAATTATAATGATATATCAGCTCTGACAGAGGTCTTTTCTCAATATGGCGAAGAGATTGCTGCCGTCATTATTGAACCTGTTGCCGGCAACATGGGAATGGTGCTGCCGCAGGAAGGATACCTGGCAGCCGTACGTGAAATTACGCAGCGATATGGTTCTTTGCTGATATTTGATGAGGTTATGACTGGTTTTCGTGTGGCTTACAGCGGAGCACAGTCAGTGTTCGGCATAAAGCCTGATTTGACTTGCTTAGGAAAGATTATCGGCGGCGGTTTGCCCGTAGGTGCTTATGGCGGCAGGCAGGATATTATGGAGCTTATTTCTCCTGCTGGCCCTGTATATCAGGCAGGTACACTAAGCGGTAATCCGTTGGCAATGACAGCAGGGATTACCACTCTTACCCTCTTATCGCAAACACCTGGACTATATGAGAAGTTAGCTGAGAAAACCAAAACTTTATGTGCCGGAATCCGTGCTCAAGGCGAGAAGTATGGTTTTACATTGCAGTACCATCAGCTTGGTGCCATGTTTGGCATGTTCTTCACAGACCAACCTGTATATGATTATGAGAGTGCGAAACAATCAGATATTGGTGCATTCAATACCTTCTTTCATGCGATGTTAGAGCAAGGGGTATATATGGCACCGTCTCAATTTGAAGCAGGATTTATGTCTGCTGCTCACTCGGAAGAAGATATTGCTGCAACAATTGCAGCAAGCGGCTATGCTTTTGCTAAAGTGGCAGAATACCATAAAAACAATAAATAA
- the hemB gene encoding porphobilinogen synthase, with the protein MSSLLRPRRLRVSAGVRQLVRETTLEVGNLVYPLFVVPGNQIRREISSMPGVFHLSPDMAVKEAAEAFSLGIPAVIIFGLPEYKDAEGSSAWDMNSPVQKAMSLIKAALPDIVVIGDVCLCEYTSHGHCGLLKGQEVDNDSTLELLAKTAVSQAQAGADIIAPSDMMDGRILAIRTALNESGYSNVSIMSYAVKYASAYYGPFRDAADSAPQFGDRKSYQMDPANSREAMREVELDIAEGADIIMVKPALVYLDIVRQVRDRFDYPLAVYNVSGEYSMVKAAAAQGWIDEKRTVMETLVSMKRAGADIIITYHAMDAARWLKEE; encoded by the coding sequence ATGAGTTCTTTACTTCGTCCGCGACGTCTTAGAGTTTCTGCCGGAGTACGACAGTTAGTTCGGGAAACAACTCTTGAGGTTGGTAATCTAGTGTATCCTTTGTTTGTGGTGCCAGGAAATCAAATACGCAGGGAAATTTCTTCTATGCCAGGTGTTTTTCATTTGTCTCCCGATATGGCAGTCAAGGAAGCCGCTGAGGCATTTTCCTTAGGTATACCGGCAGTTATCATTTTCGGTCTTCCTGAATATAAAGATGCAGAAGGATCAAGTGCCTGGGATATGAATAGTCCTGTGCAAAAAGCAATGAGTCTGATTAAGGCGGCATTACCTGACATCGTAGTGATTGGTGATGTGTGTCTGTGTGAGTATACCAGCCATGGTCATTGCGGTTTGCTGAAAGGCCAAGAGGTTGATAATGACAGTACCTTGGAATTACTGGCAAAAACCGCTGTGAGTCAGGCTCAGGCAGGCGCTGATATCATAGCGCCTTCGGATATGATGGATGGACGTATATTAGCTATTCGCACTGCGTTAAATGAAAGTGGCTATAGCAATGTGTCCATTATGTCCTATGCCGTAAAATATGCATCTGCTTATTATGGACCATTCCGTGACGCTGCTGATTCAGCACCGCAATTTGGTGATCGCAAAAGCTATCAAATGGACCCGGCTAATAGTAGGGAAGCCATGCGCGAGGTCGAGTTAGATATTGCAGAAGGTGCAGATATTATTATGGTGAAACCGGCCTTGGTTTATTTGGACATTGTTCGTCAAGTTAGGGATCGCTTTGACTATCCTTTGGCAGTTTATAACGTAAGTGGTGAATATTCTATGGTTAAAGCTGCAGCAGCCCAAGGATGGATTGATGAAAAGCGTACAGTGATGGAAACACTGGTTAGCATGAAACGGGCCGGAGCGGATATTATTATTACCTATCATGCAATGGATGCTGCCCGCTGGTTAAAAGAGGAATAA
- the cobA gene encoding uroporphyrinogen-III C-methyltransferase — translation MRQGIVYLVGAGPGDYKLISVKALEYIQQADTIVYDRLADDRLLSTAREDAELIYVGKASSDHTMRQEDINQLLVDKAKEGKNVVRLKGGDPFVFGRGGEEALTLVENHISFEIVPGITSAISVPAYAGIPVTHRGIATSFAVITGHEDPTKPESTIKWSHISTGVDTLVFLMGVENLPHITSKLIEHGRSANTPAAVIRWGTKPEQRVLVTTVGNAAEDVAKAGIKPPAIFIVGEVVKLREQLGWFDQRLLFGKTALVTRAREQASVLTSQLEALGAQCIEAPAIKLVPPESYAELDEAIEKLATYDWLIFTSVNGVEYFFKRLHSMRKDSRALGSVQVAAIGAQTAARLKDYGILADIVPLEFRAEGIVAAMTGRIQPGMSVLIPRALVARDLLPEKLGEMGARVNVVPVYRTLTGDTDGKILSEKLKAGEIDLVTFTSSSTVTNLLNLLGDQGAELLKNAKIACIGPITAGTCLEHGITPDVIGEEYTIHGMMEVIKTLYEEA, via the coding sequence ATGAGGCAAGGAATTGTTTATTTAGTAGGGGCTGGTCCTGGTGACTATAAGCTTATCAGTGTAAAGGCCCTTGAATATATACAGCAGGCAGATACGATTGTATATGATCGATTAGCAGATGATCGATTGTTGTCAACAGCTAGAGAAGATGCGGAGCTTATTTATGTAGGCAAGGCTTCCAGTGACCATACGATGCGTCAGGAAGATATTAATCAGCTGCTGGTGGATAAAGCAAAAGAAGGGAAAAACGTAGTGCGGCTGAAAGGTGGAGATCCTTTCGTCTTTGGGCGGGGCGGTGAAGAAGCACTAACCTTAGTAGAAAATCATATTTCTTTTGAAATTGTACCTGGGATAACCTCAGCCATTTCAGTACCTGCTTATGCTGGTATTCCTGTCACCCATCGAGGGATTGCGACGTCATTTGCGGTAATCACTGGACATGAAGATCCTACTAAGCCGGAATCAACGATTAAATGGTCACATATATCTACTGGGGTGGATACCTTAGTATTTTTAATGGGAGTAGAAAATCTTCCTCATATTACATCCAAACTGATTGAGCATGGCCGTTCGGCAAATACACCTGCTGCAGTGATTCGCTGGGGAACGAAACCTGAGCAGCGGGTTTTAGTCACGACGGTAGGGAACGCTGCTGAGGATGTGGCAAAAGCAGGGATCAAGCCGCCAGCTATTTTTATTGTCGGCGAAGTTGTAAAATTGCGTGAACAGTTGGGCTGGTTTGATCAACGTTTGCTGTTTGGGAAAACGGCATTGGTCACTCGTGCAAGAGAGCAGGCCAGTGTCTTAACAAGTCAATTAGAAGCTTTGGGAGCTCAATGTATAGAAGCACCAGCCATCAAACTGGTTCCGCCAGAGAGCTATGCTGAACTGGATGAAGCAATTGAAAAATTAGCGACGTATGATTGGCTGATTTTTACCAGTGTAAATGGTGTTGAATATTTCTTTAAGCGTTTACATAGCATGAGGAAAGACAGTCGGGCTTTAGGCAGCGTTCAGGTTGCTGCCATTGGTGCGCAAACAGCAGCAAGGCTAAAAGATTATGGAATTTTAGCAGATATTGTGCCTTTGGAATTTAGAGCTGAAGGTATTGTTGCTGCAATGACGGGCAGGATTCAGCCAGGTATGTCAGTGCTTATTCCGAGAGCGTTGGTAGCAAGAGATCTTTTACCGGAAAAATTAGGGGAAATGGGAGCAAGGGTAAATGTCGTTCCTGTCTATCGTACTCTTACTGGGGATACGGATGGTAAGATTCTATCGGAAAAGCTAAAAGCAGGAGAAATCGATCTTGTTACATTCACCAGCTCCTCTACAGTAACCAATTTATTGAATTTATTAGGGGACCAGGGAGCGGAACTCTTAAAAAATGCCAAGATTGCATGCATAGGTCCGATCACTGCCGGCACGTGCTTGGAACATGGCATTACTCCGGATGTGATTGGTGAGGAGTACACGATTCACGGTATGATGGAAGTCATTAAAACGCTATATGAGGAGGCCTGA
- the hemC gene encoding hydroxymethylbilane synthase, producing the protein MKRKKITIGTRGSKLALWQANHIADCIRAQYPDVDVELLHIVTTGDKILDVPLAKIGGKGLFTKELETAMLNGQIDLAVHSLKDMPTELPEGLLLAAITERVDAGDAFISPNYGTVDKLPKGARVGTSSLRRKAQLLKYRSDLKIGDLRGNLDTRLKKLENGEFDGIILAVAGLKRLGWQEKITQVLPQDICLPAVGQGALAIEARSNDAEVLKMLAFLNHQETRWAVEAERAYLAEVEGGCQIPIGVFGRIEQEVLTLEAAILSVDGARQIRQAIKGNAQDGKKLGRDLAQRMLAEGGREILQELEVNH; encoded by the coding sequence GTGAAAAGAAAAAAAATTACTATCGGTACGCGGGGCAGTAAGCTGGCTCTATGGCAGGCAAATCATATTGCTGACTGTATAAGAGCTCAGTATCCTGATGTGGATGTAGAGCTACTTCATATTGTAACTACAGGTGATAAAATTTTAGATGTACCTTTGGCTAAAATTGGCGGTAAGGGTTTATTCACCAAAGAATTAGAAACGGCAATGCTAAATGGGCAAATCGATTTGGCCGTGCACAGCTTAAAGGATATGCCAACCGAGCTGCCAGAGGGATTGCTGCTGGCTGCTATTACTGAGCGTGTGGACGCTGGGGATGCTTTTATCAGCCCTAACTATGGCACCGTTGACAAGTTACCAAAAGGGGCCAGGGTCGGGACTTCAAGTTTAAGGCGAAAGGCACAGTTGCTTAAATATCGGTCAGATCTTAAGATTGGTGATCTGCGGGGAAACCTGGATACCAGACTAAAAAAATTAGAGAATGGCGAGTTTGATGGGATTATCTTAGCCGTTGCTGGTTTAAAGCGTTTGGGCTGGCAAGAGAAAATTACTCAAGTATTGCCCCAGGATATTTGTTTGCCAGCAGTGGGACAAGGGGCTTTGGCTATTGAGGCGCGCAGTAATGATGCAGAAGTATTAAAGATGCTTGCTTTTTTAAATCATCAGGAGACTCGCTGGGCTGTAGAAGCAGAACGGGCGTATTTGGCTGAAGTAGAAGGCGGCTGCCAGATTCCCATTGGTGTGTTCGGGAGAATAGAACAAGAGGTATTAACGTTAGAAGCGGCTATCTTGTCAGTGGATGGAGCGCGTCAGATTCGACAGGCCATTAAAGGGAATGCCCAGGATGGCAAGAAGCTTGGTCGTGATTTAGCACAACGGATGCTCGCCGAGGGTGGACGAGAGATTCTGCAAGAACTGGAAGTAAATCATTAA